The following proteins are encoded in a genomic region of Tenacibaculum sp. 190524A05c:
- a CDS encoding SusC/RagA family TonB-linked outer membrane protein, producing MNKTKQLLSLTLFFLCLIGYAQQSVKGKVTEKSTGEPLPGVSIIIKGQVKGTETDFDGNYEIKNVKSSDILVFSFIGLQTQEVSVGNNTTINVELEDSAQVLDEVVVVGYGTTTVKDATGSVEAITEKEFTKGNIVTPENLLSGRVSGVEIRTSGAPGSGSQITIRGGSSISASNSPLIVIDGLPIEENSVAGSRGVLANINPNDIESFSVLKDASATAIYGSRASNGVIIITTKKGKSNYTLDVDYQYTFGEVLDRVNVFSANDFRNIVQQQRPGDVGLLGTANTNWQDQIFRTTGSNLINATVKGGILGFIPTRLSVGFTSQEGSLLTSQFDRKNVSLSMNPSFFEDHLKINLNYNRNFEDSRFADTGQIGAALRFDPTQPVRDASSPFGGFFEHRNGSNLLNTTKNPVAALLLANSTGKVFRHFGNLNFDYKFHFLPELRAVLNLGFDKAEGETKFTSSFNYGRAADLALLFAGVNSSGFSERSNRLLDGYLNYKKEFDKLTLDATAGYSYQKFEEFGGTSGNILDPASFADTFAATDVVNIGFFGRLNVDFLNKYLLTLNYRRDGTSRFSTNNRWGNFGGAAFAWKLTNEDFLKDSDVFSDLKLRVSYGLTGQQNLPNVNDVYLSRYRFGNQNSLFQFANNPIRAIIPSVINPDLKWEETTTLEFGLDYGLFNNKFAGSINWFNKVSDDLLFNAALPDGVNFANSVIQNIGQLEINGIEFSLNGDILNTEDINWNFNFNATYLDREITKLANGQDVRTGGTAGGTGNTIQILREGFAPNSFHVFKQLYDSSGNPIEGAYADLNDDGVINDDDRYLKEDPAADVSLGFQSNFNYKNFDLSFNLRANLGNYVYNNVNSSRAQLALLQDNEVLGNIPSSVLGTNFVNTSDVINSDIYLENASFLRMDNITLGYTFDRPIRKFNKNSLRIWAGVQNVFVITNYSGLDPEVFGGIDNTIYPRSRNFMVGANVKF from the coding sequence ATGAATAAAACTAAACAATTACTCAGTTTAACACTGTTCTTTTTATGCCTGATTGGATATGCCCAACAGAGTGTAAAAGGAAAGGTTACTGAGAAGTCTACTGGAGAACCTTTACCTGGTGTTTCTATTATCATTAAAGGTCAAGTAAAGGGTACAGAAACTGATTTCGATGGAAATTATGAAATTAAAAATGTGAAGTCTTCTGATATTCTTGTTTTTTCTTTCATCGGATTACAAACACAAGAGGTTTCTGTGGGGAACAATACTACTATTAATGTAGAATTAGAAGATTCAGCACAAGTATTAGATGAAGTTGTAGTTGTAGGATATGGTACTACTACTGTAAAAGATGCTACTGGATCTGTTGAAGCTATTACAGAAAAAGAATTCACCAAAGGTAACATCGTTACTCCTGAAAACTTACTTAGTGGTAGAGTTTCGGGTGTTGAGATTCGTACGAGTGGTGCTCCTGGTTCAGGATCACAAATCACAATTCGTGGTGGATCATCAATTAGTGCATCTAACAGTCCATTAATTGTAATTGACGGTTTACCTATTGAAGAAAACAGTGTTGCTGGATCACGTGGTGTTTTAGCTAACATTAATCCAAATGATATTGAATCTTTTTCGGTATTAAAAGATGCTTCAGCTACTGCTATTTATGGTTCTAGAGCCTCTAATGGTGTAATTATCATTACAACTAAAAAAGGTAAATCAAACTATACATTAGATGTTGATTACCAATATACATTCGGAGAAGTATTAGATAGAGTTAACGTATTTTCTGCTAATGATTTCAGAAACATTGTACAACAACAACGTCCTGGAGATGTTGGTCTTTTAGGTACAGCAAATACAAACTGGCAAGATCAAATTTTCAGAACTACAGGATCTAACTTAATCAATGCAACTGTTAAAGGTGGAATATTAGGTTTCATCCCTACTCGTCTTTCTGTTGGTTTTACATCTCAGGAAGGATCATTATTAACTTCTCAATTTGATAGAAAAAACGTGTCTTTATCTATGAACCCATCATTCTTTGAGGATCATTTAAAGATTAACTTAAACTATAACAGAAACTTTGAGGATAGTAGATTCGCTGATACTGGACAAATTGGTGCAGCTTTACGTTTTGATCCTACTCAACCGGTAAGAGATGCTAGCTCTCCTTTCGGAGGATTCTTCGAACATAGAAATGGAAGTAATTTATTAAATACTACAAAAAACCCTGTAGCTGCTTTGTTATTAGCTAATAGTACAGGTAAAGTATTCAGACATTTTGGAAATTTAAATTTCGATTATAAATTTCACTTCTTACCTGAGTTAAGAGCTGTGTTAAACTTAGGTTTTGATAAAGCTGAAGGAGAAACTAAATTCACAAGTAGTTTCAATTACGGAAGAGCAGCTGATTTAGCATTACTATTCGCTGGTGTAAATTCTTCAGGATTTTCTGAAAGAAGTAACAGATTATTGGATGGATATTTAAACTATAAAAAAGAATTTGACAAATTAACATTAGATGCTACTGCTGGATATTCATATCAAAAATTTGAAGAATTTGGTGGTACTTCAGGAAATATTTTAGATCCTGCTTCTTTTGCAGATACTTTTGCTGCAACAGATGTTGTTAATATCGGTTTCTTCGGAAGATTAAATGTTGATTTTTTAAACAAATACTTATTAACGTTAAACTACAGAAGAGATGGAACATCTCGTTTCAGTACTAACAATCGTTGGGGTAACTTTGGTGGAGCAGCATTTGCGTGGAAATTAACAAATGAAGATTTCTTAAAAGATTCAGATGTTTTCTCTGATTTAAAATTACGTGTAAGTTACGGATTAACAGGTCAGCAAAACTTACCAAATGTAAATGATGTTTACTTAAGTAGATATCGTTTTGGAAACCAAAACTCTTTATTCCAATTTGCTAATAATCCAATTAGAGCCATTATCCCATCTGTAATTAACCCAGACTTAAAGTGGGAAGAGACTACAACGTTAGAATTTGGTTTAGACTATGGATTATTCAATAACAAGTTTGCAGGTTCTATCAACTGGTTCAATAAAGTATCTGATGATTTATTATTCAACGCTGCTTTACCAGATGGTGTAAACTTCGCTAACAGTGTTATTCAAAATATTGGTCAATTAGAAATTAACGGTATTGAATTCTCTTTAAATGGAGACATCTTAAATACTGAAGATATCAATTGGAACTTTAACTTTAACGCTACTTATTTAGATAGAGAAATTACTAAATTAGCTAACGGACAAGATGTTAGAACTGGTGGTACTGCAGGAGGAACTGGAAATACAATTCAAATCTTAAGAGAAGGGTTTGCTCCAAACTCTTTCCACGTATTCAAGCAGTTATATGATAGTTCTGGAAACCCGATTGAAGGTGCATATGCAGATTTAAATGATGATGGTGTAATCAATGATGATGACCGTTATTTAAAAGAAGATCCTGCAGCTGATGTAAGCTTAGGATTCCAATCAAACTTTAACTATAAAAACTTTGATTTATCTTTTAACTTAAGAGCAAACCTTGGAAACTATGTATATAATAATGTAAACTCTTCTAGAGCTCAATTAGCATTATTACAAGACAACGAAGTATTAGGAAACATACCTTCTTCTGTCTTAGGAACTAACTTTGTAAATACGTCTGATGTAATTAATTCGGACATTTATCTTGAGAATGCTTCATTCTTAAGAATGGATAACATTACCTTAGGGTATACTTTTGATAGACCAATTAGAAAATTCAACAAGAATTCTTTAAGAATCTGGGCTGGTGTACAAAACGTATTTGTAATTACAAACTACAGTGGTTTAGATCCAGAAGTTTTTGGAGGAATTGACAACACAATTTATCCAAGATCTAGAAATTTCATGGTTGGTGCTAATGTTAAATTTTAA
- a CDS encoding LacI family DNA-binding transcriptional regulator yields the protein MKPKITIKIIAKELGVSTSTVSKALRDSHEISHETKERIKAYANYYNYRPNNLALQLRSQKTKVIGIILPKIVHHFFSTVISGIEKVANERGYNIMVCFSNEDQEKEIETINVLTNGSVDGLIVSIAKETLRNKELSHFYQLISNEVPLVLFDRVHDSIRCDKVIVDDIGAGYKATRHLLNTKCNKIGIVTTPEHVTVGLDRYQGYERALKEAGIKVDSNLVINVDEEEDIYSQIKVLFDQDIDAIFAVNEIYAAIAIRIAKEKGKQIPEDISIIGFTDGLISEYSSPSITTVVQHGLTMGEQAAELLIDQIENSENQRAPQTKVISSNIKIRESSKSL from the coding sequence ATGAAACCTAAGATTACAATCAAAATAATTGCAAAGGAATTAGGTGTTTCTACTTCAACAGTTTCAAAGGCATTGCGTGATAGCCATGAAATTAGTCATGAAACTAAAGAAAGAATAAAAGCCTATGCAAATTATTATAATTACAGACCTAATAATTTAGCATTACAATTACGTAGTCAAAAGACCAAAGTAATTGGAATAATATTGCCCAAAATTGTTCACCATTTCTTCTCAACTGTAATTAGTGGAATTGAAAAAGTGGCTAATGAACGTGGTTATAATATTATGGTTTGTTTCTCTAACGAAGATCAGGAGAAAGAAATTGAGACTATTAACGTATTAACCAATGGAAGTGTTGATGGTTTAATTGTTTCTATCGCTAAGGAAACGTTAAGAAACAAGGAGTTAAGTCATTTTTATCAACTTATTAGTAATGAAGTTCCTTTGGTGTTGTTTGATAGAGTTCATGATTCTATTAGATGTGATAAAGTTATTGTGGATGATATTGGAGCAGGGTATAAGGCGACAAGACATTTATTAAATACAAAATGTAATAAAATAGGAATCGTTACTACTCCAGAGCATGTTACAGTAGGTTTAGATAGATATCAAGGTTATGAGAGAGCGTTGAAAGAAGCTGGGATTAAAGTGGATTCTAATTTGGTCATTAATGTGGATGAGGAAGAAGATATTTACTCGCAAATTAAAGTTTTATTTGATCAAGATATCGATGCGATTTTTGCCGTTAATGAAATTTATGCAGCAATTGCTATTAGAATTGCAAAGGAAAAAGGAAAGCAAATTCCAGAAGATATTTCTATAATAGGTTTTACAGACGGATTAATATCTGAGTATTCTTCGCCTTCAATTACAACTGTAGTTCAGCATGGTTTAACTATGGGTGAACAAGCTGCTGAATTATTAATTGATCAAATTGAAAACTCTGAAAATCAGAGAGCACCACAAACAAAAGTAATCTCAAGTAACATTAAAATCAGGGAATCTAGTAAATCGTTGTAG
- a CDS encoding MFS transporter — MNKRKLSFLEIWNMSFGFLGIQMGFALQNANASRILQIFGADVHQLSWFWLIAPFMGLIVQPIIGHYSDNTWTRFGRRKPFFLLGAVLASIGMILIPQADFMIALLPALWVGAGMLMIMDASFNIAMEPFRALVADNLSDEQATQGFSIQTALIGIGAVVGSWLPWVLTNWFGLAKTSGEGTVPQNLLWSFIIGAVVLIGSILVTIFTTKEYSPEELAQFEKNNTDNTEESVEEQKEARLLDIFDDFKKMPETMRQLSWVQFFSWFALFGMWVFSVPAIAQHIYGLPFDDSSSETYQEAGNWVGILFGIYNGVSAIFAFLLPSIAKKFSRKKTHAYSLFIGGIGLIMIYFLSDPMSLILPMIFLGIAWASILSMPYAMLSGSISPKKMGVYMGIFNFFIVIPQIVNGIIGGPLVKYAYGNQAIFALVVSGISFLIAGALSFKINDKTDVAHQ; from the coding sequence ATGAACAAGCGTAAACTAAGTTTCTTAGAAATTTGGAACATGAGTTTCGGATTTTTAGGAATTCAAATGGGTTTTGCCCTACAAAATGCTAACGCCAGTCGAATTTTACAGATTTTTGGAGCCGATGTGCACCAGCTATCTTGGTTTTGGTTAATTGCACCTTTTATGGGGTTAATAGTGCAGCCAATTATTGGGCATTATAGCGATAATACCTGGACAAGATTCGGTAGACGTAAGCCATTTTTCTTATTAGGAGCAGTCTTAGCTTCAATTGGAATGATCTTAATTCCACAAGCTGATTTCATGATTGCATTACTACCAGCACTTTGGGTAGGAGCAGGAATGTTAATGATTATGGATGCTTCTTTTAATATTGCAATGGAGCCATTTAGAGCTTTAGTTGCAGATAATCTCTCAGATGAACAAGCCACTCAAGGTTTTAGTATACAAACAGCACTTATTGGTATAGGAGCAGTTGTTGGTTCATGGTTACCATGGGTTTTAACAAATTGGTTTGGTTTAGCTAAAACTTCTGGAGAAGGTACAGTCCCTCAAAACTTATTATGGTCTTTTATTATTGGAGCAGTTGTTTTAATTGGTTCAATCCTAGTAACCATTTTTACCACGAAAGAATATTCACCTGAGGAGTTAGCTCAATTTGAAAAAAATAATACAGATAATACTGAAGAGTCAGTAGAAGAGCAAAAGGAAGCAAGATTATTAGATATTTTCGATGACTTTAAAAAAATGCCTGAAACAATGCGCCAATTAAGTTGGGTTCAATTCTTTTCATGGTTTGCTCTTTTTGGAATGTGGGTATTCTCTGTACCAGCAATAGCTCAACATATTTATGGTTTACCTTTCGATGATTCTAGCAGTGAAACTTACCAGGAAGCTGGAAATTGGGTAGGGATTTTATTTGGTATTTATAATGGTGTATCAGCCATATTTGCCTTTTTATTACCATCAATAGCAAAAAAGTTTAGTAGAAAGAAAACACATGCATATTCATTATTCATTGGAGGTATAGGTTTGATAATGATTTATTTCTTATCAGATCCAATGTCTTTAATTCTTCCAATGATATTTTTAGGAATTGCATGGGCAAGTATATTATCAATGCCTTACGCAATGTTGTCAGGTTCAATTTCTCCAAAGAAAATGGGAGTATACATGGGAATATTCAATTTCTTTATTGTGATACCTCAAATCGTAAATGGAATTATTGGAGGACCATTAGTAAAATATGCATATGGTAATCAAGCAATTTTTGCATTAGTAGTCAGCGGTATATCATTCTTAATCGCTGGAGCACTTTCATTTAAAATTAACGATAAAACTGATGTAGCGCATCAATAA